A stretch of Phragmites australis chromosome 12, lpPhrAust1.1, whole genome shotgun sequence DNA encodes these proteins:
- the LOC133887373 gene encoding uncharacterized protein LOC133887373, whose translation MAAASPLLSSPSTSLLSTPIPTPHHIRSSKPTIRYSSIPKAKRPPPLSCASTSVTPTSSTPLQPSLRVSEGPMHPQRLSCGRLRCLIVAALEQPLRRLSDEQDMHRHL comes from the exons ATGGCCGCGGCCTCCCCTCTCCTATCCTCCCCTTccacctccctcctctccaCCCCTATCCCAACGCCTCATCACATCCGCAGCTCCAAACCAACCATCCGATACAGCTCCATACCCAAGGCCAAGAGGCCGCCTCCTCTCTCCTGCGCCAGCACCAGCGTCACCCCCACTAGCTCAACACCACTGCAGCCGTCATTGCGGGTTTCTGAGGGTCCTATGCATCCTCAACGCCTGAGTTGTGGGCGACTACGCTGCCTCATCGTCGCCGCACTCGAGCAGCCGCTTCGGAGGCTTTCCGACGAACAG GATATGCATAGGCACTTATGA
- the LOC133886294 gene encoding uncharacterized protein LOC133886294 translates to MARHPLIRPDGEKNWLRVGEGDHSRHVNGILGLLIKEKFPGMVTLGGVTEPAYTWAHYAAAPDARDREGRVFPNRAERVKAELWDFFRCEPGLEARAAAVIDKAAKKLVKDMCLRGGAPETFRAGL, encoded by the exons atggctagacacccgctcattcgaccagatggagagaa gaactggctgagggttggagagggtgaccactcacgccatgtaaacggcatccttggacttttgatcaaggagaagttccctggcatggttactttgggcggagtaaccgagccggcatacacatgggcccactatgcagccgcgccggacgcccgtgaccgggagggaagggtgtttcccaatagagccgagcgggtgaaggccgagctgtgg gatttttttagatgcgagcCGGGCTTGGAGGCTAGGGCAGCTGCTGTCATCGACAAAGCTGCTAAGAAActtgttaaggatat gtgcctccGGGGTGGTGCGCCGGAGACCTTCCGTGCTGGTTTGTGA